The following coding sequences lie in one Anguilla rostrata isolate EN2019 chromosome 8, ASM1855537v3, whole genome shotgun sequence genomic window:
- the LOC135261020 gene encoding toll-like receptor 13 — MARFLLSLALLLFSAGACWCYGMEGCASNYKDSNSIWCVKKNIQNLSRIMDMVPQNATRINLSQNKISTIPVDVFRKFWRLQDLSLQRNNISSLKRAQFGGLVQLKRLNLSSNILSEIQPDTFQGLTQLRDLLLYNNHITKIPTGLFHYLPQVTTLDLSLNKLKYLNSSQCKSSTLENLDLSYNNISWLSLSGFSGLIFLCLSFNPILHPVPHPLALAPSITRLMLQGIAPEVLAGLSDKFKHGLQETSFSISTQRSGISVCGLLKGMDNLKRVNIDLSRFTFPKNTSVLIGCKTPKFLILKNASLGDFEKFRLVQGGEHTSRLSLVQCGLRSISEKTFQGFQRLSNLNVEDNDELNIHPKTFSVFRQLRKLSLDNVGVSEPNTDWFQNLLYLETLSMMNNDMTKLAPNAFSALRKLRSLSLRHNLLQVIAGQPFCNLSMLTTLDLSVNIIYSIENGSFTDLVRLKNLSLNGNRIKTVNPDILRGLANLVGLDLYDNQLHFREGDSPFITLKSLHDLNLGYQGPITIGMGYLGSTLFKGLENLQTLILTSATLITFHPNTFAPLVNLYSLYISDITMTHNNLTALFHPLVSLTDLVLGKTGLDGLPVRLLPQNNTLKYLRLMYNHIHVLEKSVLDNLPFLKYLDVTVNPLSCSCQNAWFKNWSVKNLEVQVPYLYDFHCENDPTLPHFWEFNDKECSYDSVNFNFFLSTALLNLFILFSGLTWHKHRSALRYLILLLHSRIRGRRKGNKTFTYDAFISYSSLDEPWVMGELVPHMEGPTGKGFRLCLHHRDFRLGAAILENIEAAIYSSRRTLCVVSRDFLRSEWCALEFQLASLRLLCDRSDVLLLVFLEKIPDHCLSSYTRLRRMVHKNTYLLWPEDAAEQEAFWIRLQDALREDVEEEGERFGSLLVEGRKKTSFNGND, encoded by the coding sequence ATGGCACGtttcctgctctctcttgctctcctgcTCTTCAGCGCTGGTGCCTGCTGGTGTTATGGAATGGAAGGTTGTGCTAGTAATTATAAGGACAGTAATTCCATTTGGTGTGtcaagaaaaacatacaaaacctATCCCGTATCATGGACATGGTCCCACAAAATGCCACCAGAATCAACctttcccaaaataaaataagcaccATTCCCGTTGACGTATTTAGAAAGTTCTGGAGGCTGCAAGACCTATCCCTGCAAAGGAACAATATCTCTTCCCTGAAAAGAGCTCAATTTGGAGGCCTCGTACAACTGAAGCGTCTGAACCTTTCAAGTAATATTCTatcagagatccaaccggatacATTCCAAGGGCTCACACAACTTAGGGATCTCCTCTTGTACAACAATCACATCACAAAGATTCCCACTGGATTGTTTCATTACCTCCCTCAGGTCACAACTTTGGATCTTTCactaaacaaactgaaatatttgaacAGCAGTCAATGCAAGAGCAGCACGCTAGAAAACCTAGACCTTTCGTACAACAATATCTCTTGGTTGTCACTTTCAGGATTTTCTGGCCTCatttttctctgcctctccttcaACCCTATTCTGCATCCAGTGCCACATCCACTTGCTCTAGCCCCTTCAATTACAAGGCTGATGCTCCAGGGGATTGCCCCTGAGGTCCTGGCTGGACTGTCAGATAAATTCAAACATGGTCTACAGGAAACTTCTTTTTCCATCTCTACCCAGAGGTCAGGCATTTCTGTGTGCGGTTTGCTAAAAGGAATGGATAATCTCAAGCGTGTGAACATTGACCTGAGTAGATTTACGTTTCCAAAAAATACTTCAGTCCTGATAGGGTGCAAAACGCCAAAATTTCTTATACTCAAGAATGCATCCCTTGGAGACTTTGAGAAATTCAGATTAGTGCAGGGCGGGGAACATACATCTCGGCTCTCACTAGTGCAGTGCGGACTTCGAAGCATTTCAGAGAAAACGTTTCAAGGCTTTCAGCGactttcaaatttaaatgtggAAGACAATGATGAACTGAATATCCATCCAaaaactttttctgttttcaggcaACTGAGGAAACTCAGCCTCGACAATGTCGGGGTCAGTGAACCAAACACAGACTGGTTCCAAAACCTTTTGTATCTGGAAACACTATCCATGATGAATAATGACATGACCAAGCTTGCCCCTAATGCTTTCAGTGCACTACGCAAGCTACGGAGCCTTTCTCTGCGCCACAACTTGCTCCAGGTCATTGCCGGTCAGCCTTTCTGCAACCTCAGCATGCTCACAACATTGGATCTCAGCGTTAACATAATCTACAGCATTGAGAATGGGTCTTTCACGGACCTAGTGAGGCTTAAAAACTTGAGTCTCAATGGAAACCGTATCAAAACTGTGAATCCTGACATCTTACGTGGTTTGGCGAATCTCGTAGGTTTAGATTTGTACGACAATCAGCTCCACTTCCGTGAGGGTGATTCCCCTTTTATTACACTAAAATCTCTGCATGATTTAAATTTGGGTTACCAGGGTCCTATTACAATAGGAATGGGGTACTTAGGGTCCACTTTGTTTAAAGGATTAGAAAATCTACAAACACTAATCCTTACATCTGCAACCTTAATTACCTTCCATCCAAACACATTTGCCCCTCTTGTTAATTTATATAGTTTATATATTAGTGATATTACAATGACTCACAATAACTTAACGGCTCTCTTCCATCCTCTTGTGTCACTTACAGATTTGGTTTTAGGAAAGACTGGCCTTGATGGTCTTCCTGTCAGGCTGCTTCCACAAAACAACACTTTGAAATATTTGAGACTTATGTACAACCATATCCATGTATTGGAAAAGTCTGTGCTTGACAACCTACCCTTCCTCAAGTATCTTGATGTCACAGTTAACCCTTTGTCCTGCAGTTGCCAGAATGCCTGGTTCAAAAACTGGTCAGTGAAAAATTTGGAAGTCCAGGTGCCATACCTCTATGACTTCCACTGTGAAAATGATCCCACCCTGCCTCACTTTTGGGAGTTTAATGACAAAGAATGCAGCTACGACTCAGTCAATTTCAACTTCTTCCTGTCTACTGCCCTGCTGAACCTATTCATCCTTTTTTCAGGCCTCACCTGGCACAAACACCGGTCAGCACTTCGCTATCTAATCCTCCTTCTCCATTCACGTATTAGGGGGAGAAGGAAGGGCAACAAGACTTTCACCTATGACGCGTTCATCTCCTACAGCTCTTTGGATGAACCCTGGGTGATGGGGGAACTGGTACCCCACATGGAGGGACCCACGGGGAAAGGATTCCGACTGTGCCTTCACCACCGTGACTTCCGCCTGGGAGCAGCCATCTTGGAGAACATTGAGGCAGCCATCTACAGCTCACGCCGCACACTGTGCGTGGTGAGCAGGGACTTCCTGCGCAGTGAATGGTGTGCTTTGGAGTTCCAGCTGGCCAGCCTACGGCTCCTGTGTGATCGGAGCGACGTGCTGCTGCTGGTCTTTCTGGAGAAGATCCCTGACCACTGTCTGTCCTCATACACCCGGCTGCGCAGGATGGTGCACAAGAACACCTATCTGCTGTGGCCTGAGGATGCTGCAGAACAGGAGGCATTTTGGATACGACTTCAGGATGCTCTAAGAGAAGATGtagaagaggagggagaaagattTGGCAGCCTCCTTGTTGAGGGCAGGAAGAAAACGAGTTTTAATGGCAATGACTGA
- the retreg1 gene encoding reticulophagy regulator 1 isoform X3, protein MAPEDSGAGLSWEVIDSSQENREEASQLTDSWLSCKLLLQEMSYFKQQNPGKFCLLACSFCSFFAVLGRYIPGIVISYIAVLAVFLWPLLSSHEFGLWVDSVLQKLDFGVGDFLQRIKENHEKRMSQRQEESSDTDLSALFPKLDSSICKELSISDTEVSQATWTENTFDLSEGHTPVTEDSEDLDPHNGQDEAFASRLPEFPSVENGTWTNSDDDDLSLGLQAPPPMGSTRPQQQAPGSLAMELMDRMAGDVIVAAVTAAIQEQLEPRPAGPRPTGSHQPLDFTEDSDSEAEGFELLDQSELEQLQGELGLERVAQEAPPKPSKPSLFSRLLGRH, encoded by the exons ctgGGAAGTCATTGACTCCAGCCAGGAGAACAGGGAAGAGGCCAGCCAGCTCACAGACTCCTGGTTGAGCTGCAAGCTGCTCCTCCAGGAAATGTCCTATTTCAAGCAGCAGAACCCTGGAAAG TTCTGCCTCCTAGCCTGCAGCTTCTGCTCCTTCTTTGCCGTTCTGGGACGTTACATTCCAGGAATTGTCATTTCTTACATAGCGG TTCTGGCTGTCTTCCTCTGGCCACTGCTGTCGTCCCATGAGTTTGGGCTGTGGGTGGATTCAGTTCTGCAGAAACTGGATTTTGGAGTCGGGGACTTCCTTCAGAGAATCAAAGAAAACCATG aaaaaagaatgaGTCAGAGACAAGAGGAGAGCAGCGATACTGACCTATCTGCACTTTTCCCCAAG CTGGACTCGTCCATTTGCAAAGAGCTCTCCATATCAGACACCGAGGTCTCCCAGGCAACCTGGACGGAGAACACCTTTGATCTGTCAGAGGGACACACTCCTGTGACTGAGGACTCAGAAG ATTTGGATCCCCACAATGGCCAAGATGAGGCGTTCGCCAGTCGGCTCCCAGAGTTCCCGTCGGTGGAGAACGGGACGTGGACCAACAGCGACGACGACGATCTGAGCCTGGGCCTGCAGGCCCCACCGCCCATGGGGAGCACGCGCCCCCAGCAGCAGGCCCCTGGGTCCCTGGCGATGGAGCTGATGGACAGGATGGCCGGGGATGTAATAGTGGCAGCGGTGACAGCGGCCAtccaggagcagctggagccccgccccgccggaCCCCGGCCCACAGGCTCGCATCAGCCTCTGGACTTCACCGAGGACTCGGACAGTGAGGCAGAGGGCTTTGAGCTgctggaccaatcagagctggagcagctgcaaGGTGAGCTGGGCCTGGAGAGAGTGGCCCAGGAAGCCCCTCCCAAGCCCTCTAAACCCTCCCTCTTCTCAAGACTGCTGGGACGCCACTGA